Proteins from a genomic interval of Nocardia sp. BMG51109:
- a CDS encoding SDR family oxidoreductase: MTELAGEPSARREDAYFRGKVCVITGAGSGIGRALAENLARRGAKLALSDIDTEGLAETVRRCEASGAEVKSDRLNVAEREAVLLYADEVNKHFGVVHQVYNNAGIAFHGEVTESQFKDIERIMDVDFWGVVNGTKAFLPMLIESGAGHVVNVSSLFGLIAVPGQSAYNAAKFAVRGFTESLRQEMLARRHPVKVTCVHPGGIKTAVARNATYAEGIDAKQFASFFDKKLAMHTPEMAAQTILDGVRKGHGRVLIGWEAKALDLFVRTTGSYYQRIANLVNRRFLP, encoded by the coding sequence GTGACGGAGCTTGCCGGCGAACCCTCGGCGAGGCGCGAGGACGCCTACTTCCGGGGCAAGGTCTGCGTGATCACCGGGGCGGGGTCCGGCATCGGCCGCGCCCTGGCCGAGAATCTGGCCCGCCGCGGCGCGAAACTCGCGCTGTCCGATATCGATACCGAGGGCCTGGCCGAAACCGTCCGGCGCTGCGAAGCTTCCGGTGCGGAGGTGAAGTCGGACCGGCTGAACGTCGCCGAGCGGGAGGCCGTGCTGCTGTACGCCGACGAGGTGAACAAGCACTTCGGCGTCGTGCATCAGGTCTACAACAACGCCGGTATCGCCTTCCACGGTGAGGTGACAGAGTCCCAGTTCAAGGACATCGAGCGCATCATGGATGTCGATTTCTGGGGAGTCGTCAACGGCACCAAGGCATTCCTGCCGATGCTGATCGAATCCGGTGCGGGACACGTGGTGAACGTGTCCAGCCTGTTCGGGTTGATCGCGGTCCCGGGCCAAAGTGCCTACAACGCCGCGAAATTCGCGGTGCGCGGCTTCACCGAATCGCTGCGGCAGGAGATGCTGGCCCGTCGCCATCCGGTCAAGGTCACCTGCGTGCACCCCGGCGGCATCAAGACCGCGGTGGCCCGCAACGCCACCTACGCCGAGGGGATCGACGCCAAGCAGTTCGCCTCGTTCTTCGACAAGAAGCTGGCGATGCACACCCCGGAGATGGCCGCGCAGACCATCCTCGACGGCGTGCGCAAGGGGCACGGCCGGGTGCTGATCGGCTGGGAGGCCAAGGCGCTCGACCTGTTCGTCCGCACCACCGGCTCCTACTACCAGCGCATCGCGAATCTGGTGAACCGCCGCTTCCTGCCGTGA
- a CDS encoding NAD(P)/FAD-dependent oxidoreductase, producing the protein MSRKVTDNGRDAGAGEGGVTGRRDSAGARHVHVLIVGSGFSGLGLAIRLEQQGRDDYLVIERGDDVGGTWRDNTYPGAACDVPSQLYSYSFALNPDWSRSFSRQPEIQRYIRDVAERYGVRDKHLFGCEMTDARWNDADARWEVQTTEGAFTADIVVSAVGALCEPNLPDIKGINDFQGQISHSARWDHDSDLTGKRVAVIGTGASAIQIVPSIAPQVAHLDVYQRTAPWLLPRLDRPYTLPERLAFKHLPGVQRLARGAIYAARETQVVGLAKFPPAMRVMEMLARAKLAYEVRDPQLRRKVTPNFRIGCKRMLLSNEYYPALGRDNVDVVTDGIQEIRANSIVTTDGTEREIDALIVATGFHVTDSPAYDVVTGRGGRTLAEIFDDSGQQGYKGSAIADFPNLFFMLGPNVGLGHSSMVYMIESQINYIADAIATVDRLGLRTVEVRKDVQDKFNRELQGKLVGSVWSTGGCASWYLDKHGNNTTLWPDFTFRFRRMLEKFDVSAYDTTSNVNGAEVRSDLKVVAAQ; encoded by the coding sequence ATGAGTCGCAAGGTTACAGACAACGGCCGCGATGCGGGGGCCGGAGAGGGCGGCGTGACCGGCCGCCGAGACTCCGCGGGCGCCCGGCACGTGCACGTTCTGATCGTCGGCAGCGGATTCTCGGGTCTGGGCCTGGCGATCCGGCTCGAGCAGCAGGGTCGTGACGACTACCTGGTGATCGAGCGCGGCGACGACGTCGGCGGCACCTGGCGGGACAATACGTACCCGGGTGCGGCCTGCGACGTGCCGTCGCAGCTGTACTCCTACTCCTTCGCGCTGAACCCGGACTGGTCGCGCTCGTTCTCCCGGCAGCCGGAGATTCAGCGCTACATCCGCGACGTCGCCGAACGGTACGGGGTGCGCGACAAGCACCTGTTCGGTTGCGAGATGACCGATGCCCGGTGGAACGATGCCGACGCGCGCTGGGAGGTGCAGACCACCGAGGGCGCGTTCACCGCCGACATCGTGGTCTCCGCGGTCGGCGCGCTGTGTGAGCCGAACCTCCCGGATATCAAGGGCATCAACGACTTCCAGGGGCAGATCAGCCACTCCGCGCGCTGGGATCACGACTCGGACCTGACCGGTAAGCGGGTCGCGGTGATCGGCACCGGCGCCTCGGCGATCCAGATCGTGCCCTCGATCGCGCCGCAGGTCGCGCACCTGGACGTCTACCAGCGCACCGCGCCGTGGCTGCTGCCGCGGCTCGACCGCCCGTACACGCTGCCGGAGCGGCTGGCCTTCAAGCACCTGCCGGGTGTGCAGCGGCTCGCCCGCGGCGCCATCTACGCCGCCCGGGAGACGCAGGTGGTGGGCCTGGCGAAGTTCCCGCCGGCGATGCGGGTGATGGAGATGCTGGCGCGCGCCAAGCTCGCCTACGAGGTGCGCGATCCGCAGCTGCGCCGCAAGGTCACCCCGAACTTCCGCATCGGCTGTAAGCGCATGCTGCTGTCCAACGAGTACTACCCGGCGCTGGGCCGCGACAACGTCGACGTGGTCACCGACGGCATCCAGGAGATCCGGGCGAACTCGATCGTGACCACCGACGGCACCGAGCGGGAGATCGACGCGCTGATCGTCGCCACCGGTTTCCACGTCACCGACTCGCCCGCCTACGACGTCGTCACCGGGCGCGGCGGGCGCACCCTGGCGGAGATCTTCGACGATTCCGGGCAGCAGGGCTACAAGGGTTCGGCGATCGCCGATTTCCCGAACCTGTTCTTCATGCTCGGTCCGAACGTGGGCCTGGGCCACAGCTCGATGGTGTACATGATCGAGTCGCAGATCAACTACATCGCCGACGCGATCGCCACCGTCGACCGGCTCGGCCTGCGCACCGTCGAGGTGCGAAAGGACGTGCAGGACAAGTTCAATCGCGAGTTGCAGGGCAAGCTGGTGGGCAGCGTCTGGAGCACCGGCGGCTGCGCCAGCTGGTATCTGGACAAGCACGGCAACAACACCACGCTCTGGCCCGATTTCACCTTCCGCTTCCGTAGGATGCTGGAAAAGTTCGATGTGTCCGCGTACGACACGACCTCGAATGTCAACGGTGCCGAGGTCCGGTCCGATCTGAAAGTGGTGGCTGCACAGTGA
- a CDS encoding TetR/AcrR family transcriptional regulator, translated as MDLVVRGPGESGKRVRLSPDERREQLIVLGVAMLGERALEDISVGDIAEQAGISRGLLFHYFPSKQDFHLAIVRRANAELLARTAPDQNLGLFDMLRDAVSRYIHYVAENRTSYLALLRGPASASPELVELVDQTRGTIVDRILAEAPIPAEDPDRPRLRLAVRGWIAFVEETTLSWLRHETIGREQLIDMLVESLPALALNQDLTAALRE; from the coding sequence ATGGATCTCGTGGTGAGAGGACCTGGTGAGAGCGGCAAGCGGGTGCGACTGAGCCCCGACGAGCGGCGCGAGCAGCTGATCGTGCTGGGCGTCGCGATGCTCGGCGAGCGCGCCCTCGAGGACATCTCCGTCGGCGATATCGCCGAACAAGCGGGCATCTCGCGGGGGCTGCTGTTCCACTATTTCCCGTCCAAACAGGACTTCCACCTGGCGATCGTGCGGCGGGCCAACGCCGAACTCCTGGCCCGTACCGCCCCGGATCAGAATCTCGGGCTGTTCGACATGCTGCGCGACGCGGTGTCCCGCTACATCCACTACGTCGCCGAGAACCGCACCTCGTATCTCGCGCTGCTGCGCGGTCCGGCCAGCGCCAGCCCGGAACTGGTGGAACTGGTCGACCAGACCCGCGGCACCATCGTCGACCGCATCCTCGCCGAGGCGCCGATCCCGGCCGAGGATCCGGATCGGCCGCGGCTGCGATTGGCGGTGCGCGGCTGGATCGCCTTCGTGGAGGAGACCACGCTGAGCTGGCTGCGGCACGAGACCATCGGCCGCGAGCAGCTGATCGACATGCTGGTCGAATCGCTGCCGGCGCTGGCCCTGAATCAGGACCTCACGGCAGCACTGCGGGAATGA
- a CDS encoding phosphatase PAP2 family protein produces MGNPSRPALWRDIAVGLVVFGLYLLVDTLHSPERRAAADAGAHLLFRIERWSRLDIELSLNRWLAGHETLATVANYEYAFTYIVTAFVLLFWMYFRRPADYPRARDSFLLLNVLAIACFAVYPVTPPRLLPDLGFIDTVVVGGTWGSWGTPLVDGTNQLAALPSLHVGWAFWVSVVLARIAEGLVVQLLSALHVLVTVYVILATGNHFLLDAVAAAVFVAIAMLLVDRWYARSSVVPPADAFFLHIEDAGVPQQVGGMVVLRPGPGRNATVTDVRALVRGELANLPRFRQRLRLGGRFRRARWVDADIDWTWHVTEHVLETGSSPAHSGGTGNGSPAASRTDAGTLTRAGESVEATEHAAPLGSADGPAGPSHGSAGWSDGVSSVPEASQGSLGLPDGAAGVSDESAGRSDGLPRGTEIPRGSGRLSEGVSGVSDGSAGTCGSRGAVGPSHEGAVAGPADTESALAATVPESDALIDTPWTAEIARVVSELAADPLPRDRPLWRLVLVRDPVAGAVGVVLLLHHTVADGIGTVVQALHLLRPAIDLAVGDRRGPGRVARVAATATGFAQLATDARPPGRVPGGSPRRTFSVVALDLETVRAVARSRGARVTDVLLTVMVTTLHRMRPEWTEPLRGRLRVAVPLMVREPTSAAEGNLTAAVMTDVPFDSRSPAGLLTDIRARSARLHSGTRALASHFVMSTGLRLLPEPAVGWFARSVYGGGFFHAIVSNMAGPTGAMTFANVPIAQVFPILPPAPGVPLVAGVLSWHGVLGIGLSVDPALLDPAAFADELPRVLAELAEPAVAEPGPSVAPPPPAAAPVTDGARDRSGYEHET; encoded by the coding sequence GTGGGTAACCCATCGCGGCCCGCTCTGTGGCGGGACATCGCGGTCGGGCTGGTTGTCTTCGGGCTGTATCTGCTGGTCGATACGCTGCACAGCCCCGAGCGGCGGGCCGCGGCCGATGCCGGCGCGCACTTGTTGTTCCGGATCGAGCGGTGGTCGCGGCTCGATATCGAATTGTCGCTGAACCGCTGGCTGGCCGGACACGAGACGCTCGCAACCGTGGCCAACTACGAGTACGCGTTCACCTATATCGTGACCGCGTTCGTGCTGCTGTTCTGGATGTATTTCCGCAGGCCGGCCGACTATCCGCGGGCCAGGGACTCGTTTCTGCTGTTGAATGTGCTCGCCATCGCGTGCTTCGCGGTCTATCCGGTGACGCCGCCGCGGCTGCTGCCGGATCTCGGCTTCATCGACACCGTTGTCGTGGGCGGGACCTGGGGTTCGTGGGGCACACCGCTGGTGGACGGCACCAATCAGCTGGCGGCGCTGCCGTCGCTGCACGTGGGCTGGGCGTTCTGGGTGAGCGTGGTGCTGGCCCGCATCGCCGAGGGCCTGGTCGTGCAGCTGCTCAGTGCCCTGCACGTGCTCGTCACGGTGTACGTCATCCTCGCCACCGGGAATCATTTCCTGCTCGACGCCGTCGCCGCGGCCGTATTCGTCGCGATCGCCATGCTGCTGGTGGACCGTTGGTACGCGCGGTCGTCGGTGGTGCCCCCGGCGGACGCCTTCTTCCTGCACATCGAGGATGCCGGGGTGCCACAGCAGGTCGGCGGGATGGTGGTGCTGCGGCCCGGCCCCGGCCGCAATGCCACCGTGACGGACGTGCGCGCGCTGGTCCGCGGCGAACTCGCCAACCTGCCCCGGTTCCGCCAGCGCCTGCGGCTCGGCGGCCGTTTCCGCCGCGCCCGCTGGGTCGACGCGGATATCGACTGGACCTGGCACGTCACCGAGCATGTTCTCGAAACCGGCTCCTCCCCAGCACATTCCGGTGGCACCGGGAACGGTTCGCCCGCTGCCTCCCGGACAGACGCCGGAACCCTCACCCGAGCAGGAGAGTCGGTGGAGGCGACCGAACATGCCGCGCCGCTCGGGTCGGCGGATGGTCCGGCGGGTCCGTCGCACGGCTCGGCGGGGTGGTCGGACGGCGTATCGAGCGTGCCGGAGGCGTCTCAGGGGTCGCTGGGGCTGCCCGATGGAGCGGCCGGGGTGTCGGATGAATCTGCGGGGCGATCGGACGGCTTGCCGAGGGGGACGGAGATACCGCGCGGGTCGGGAAGGTTGTCTGAGGGAGTGTCCGGGGTGTCGGACGGATCGGCGGGGACATGCGGGTCGAGGGGTGCGGTGGGGCCGTCGCACGAGGGGGCGGTGGCTGGTCCTGCGGATACCGAGAGTGCGCTCGCCGCAACGGTGCCGGAGTCGGATGCCCTGATCGATACCCCCTGGACCGCCGAGATCGCCCGGGTGGTCAGCGAATTGGCGGCGGATCCGCTGCCGCGCGACCGGCCGCTGTGGCGGCTGGTGCTGGTGCGGGATCCGGTGGCGGGGGCGGTGGGTGTCGTGCTGCTGTTGCACCACACCGTCGCCGACGGGATCGGGACCGTGGTGCAGGCGTTGCATCTGCTGCGGCCGGCGATCGATCTCGCCGTCGGCGATCGGCGCGGCCCCGGCCGGGTGGCCCGGGTGGCGGCTACGGCGACGGGGTTCGCCCAGCTCGCCACGGATGCCCGGCCGCCGGGGCGGGTGCCCGGCGGATCGCCGCGGCGCACCTTCTCCGTGGTGGCGCTGGATCTGGAAACGGTTCGGGCGGTGGCGCGTTCGCGCGGGGCGCGGGTCACCGACGTCCTGCTCACCGTCATGGTCACCACGCTGCACCGGATGCGCCCGGAGTGGACCGAACCGCTGCGCGGGCGGCTGCGGGTGGCGGTGCCGCTGATGGTGCGCGAACCCACCTCCGCGGCCGAGGGCAATCTCACCGCGGCCGTCATGACCGACGTGCCGTTCGACTCCCGCAGCCCGGCCGGCCTGCTGACCGACATCCGCGCCCGCAGTGCCCGGCTGCACAGCGGAACCCGCGCGCTGGCATCGCATTTCGTCATGTCCACCGGCCTGCGGCTGCTGCCCGAACCGGCCGTCGGCTGGTTCGCCCGCAGCGTGTACGGCGGCGGCTTCTTCCACGCCATCGTGTCGAATATGGCCGGCCCGACCGGGGCGATGACCTTCGCGAATGTGCCGATCGCCCAGGTGTTTCCGATCCTGCCGCCGGCGCCCGGGGTGCCGCTGGTCGCGGGCGTGCTGAGCTGGCACGGGGTGCTGGGAATCGGGCTGTCGGTCGATCCGGCGCTGCTGGACCCGGCCGCCTTCGCCGACGAGTTGCCCAGGGTGCTGGCCGAATTGGCCGAACCCGCCGTCGCCGAACCGGGTCCGTCGGTCGCGCCACCGCCGCCTGCGGCGGCTCCGGTGACCGATGGCGCCCGCGATCGGTCCGGTTACGAACACGAAACCTGA
- a CDS encoding DMT family transporter: MVLVVALGVLAAFLFATAGFLQQRAARAVVAEDPHAARVPGLSTLMRRLVRSRTWLRGWLTNLAGFLTQAAALQVGSVASVQPLMSTQLLFAVPLEAAGRQRRPHARDLGYAMLVCAGLAVLFSVEGAAPLSGDPERSRVLLATASAAALVALLAVASTRCSIRVAATLVAVAAGICFAMSAVFMKLTTDDLLHRGVPATAVDWPGYLLALSTLTGLLLEQAAFAGGPLPWAIAAMSVTNPVASYAVGILAFRVAVPSDPGSLAGIAIAGALVAWGVSGLAHSPLAQAFYAADDAAEQDAPGTETVSGCPDTGRPADDRR; encoded by the coding sequence ATGGTCTTGGTAGTTGCGCTGGGGGTGCTGGCCGCGTTCCTGTTCGCGACGGCCGGATTCCTGCAGCAGCGGGCGGCCCGAGCCGTGGTGGCCGAGGATCCGCACGCGGCCCGGGTGCCCGGGCTGTCGACGCTGATGCGTCGGCTGGTCCGCAGCCGGACGTGGCTGCGCGGCTGGCTGACCAATCTCGCCGGCTTCCTGACCCAGGCGGCCGCACTGCAGGTGGGTTCCGTGGCGTCGGTGCAGCCGCTGATGTCGACGCAGCTGTTGTTCGCCGTGCCGCTGGAGGCGGCCGGTCGGCAGCGGCGGCCACATGCGCGCGATCTCGGGTACGCGATGCTCGTGTGCGCGGGGCTGGCGGTGCTGTTCAGCGTCGAGGGTGCGGCGCCGCTGTCCGGCGATCCGGAGCGCAGCCGGGTGCTGCTGGCGACGGCGTCGGCGGCGGCGCTGGTGGCACTGCTGGCGGTGGCCAGCACCCGCTGCTCGATCCGCGTCGCCGCCACCCTGGTCGCCGTCGCCGCGGGGATCTGCTTCGCGATGAGCGCCGTGTTCATGAAGCTGACCACCGATGACCTGCTGCACCGTGGCGTGCCGGCCACGGCGGTGGACTGGCCGGGATATCTGCTGGCGTTGTCCACGCTCACCGGCCTGCTGCTGGAACAGGCCGCGTTCGCCGGCGGGCCGCTGCCGTGGGCGATCGCGGCGATGAGCGTGACCAACCCGGTGGCCAGCTATGCGGTCGGCATTCTGGCGTTCCGGGTCGCCGTTCCCTCGGATCCCGGTTCGCTCGCCGGTATCGCGATCGCGGGCGCGCTGGTGGCCTGGGGGGTTTCCGGCCTGGCGCATTCTCCGCTGGCACAGGCGTTCTATGCCGCCGATGACGCGGCCGAGCAGGACGCCCCCGGCACCGAAACCGTGAGCGGTTGCCCCGATACCGGGCGCCCGGCCGACGACCGCCGGTAA
- a CDS encoding glycine betaine ABC transporter substrate-binding protein, which produces MELAASVRTAACAVVAAVTATLVVSCSADAPGPEITVGAGNSAQSELIAEIYAGALARAGARTVTEPRLGERADYLSALDADRVQLVGDQSGDLLAAFDSGSPARLPDKVTTEAAKKEPGEKAAASAGTPVSADEDLPDVADAVSRALPEGLAVSDIANGTDLRPALVFSRASAAPYPDSLPELAARCGELAVGIATGSELDPLRPSPDPHRDVLDPLRTVYGCDITRFTVYPSDTALREALRDGQVTAGVLTAPAALLPGGTGDLMPIADPGYAFRARNVMPLFRKGALTAQQIKKLNTVAGELTTDEFTVLIRRLRDDHTPAPELARGWLDDHDL; this is translated from the coding sequence ATGGAATTGGCCGCATCGGTGCGGACGGCGGCCTGCGCCGTGGTCGCGGCCGTGACCGCCACACTGGTCGTATCCTGCTCGGCCGATGCGCCCGGGCCGGAGATCACCGTCGGCGCCGGGAATTCCGCGCAGTCCGAGCTGATCGCCGAGATCTACGCCGGGGCGCTCGCCCGGGCCGGTGCGCGGACCGTCACCGAGCCGCGACTGGGCGAGCGGGCCGACTACCTGTCCGCGCTCGACGCCGACCGGGTGCAGCTGGTCGGCGACCAGAGCGGTGATCTGCTGGCCGCCTTCGACTCCGGATCGCCCGCCCGGCTCCCGGACAAGGTGACGACCGAGGCGGCGAAGAAGGAGCCGGGGGAGAAGGCGGCCGCCTCGGCCGGGACCCCGGTGTCGGCGGACGAGGACCTTCCCGATGTCGCCGACGCGGTCAGCCGTGCTCTGCCCGAGGGTCTGGCGGTGTCCGATATCGCCAACGGCACCGATCTGCGCCCCGCCCTGGTGTTCTCGCGTGCGTCGGCGGCCCCGTATCCGGATTCGCTGCCGGAGCTGGCGGCCCGCTGCGGCGAGCTGGCCGTCGGCATCGCCACCGGCAGCGAGCTCGACCCGCTGCGCCCGTCGCCCGACCCGCACCGCGATGTGCTCGATCCGCTGCGCACGGTCTACGGCTGCGACATCACCCGGTTCACCGTCTACCCGAGCGATACCGCCCTGCGGGAGGCGCTGCGGGACGGGCAGGTCACCGCGGGTGTGCTGACCGCCCCGGCCGCCCTGCTGCCCGGCGGTACCGGTGATCTGATGCCGATCGCCGATCCCGGCTACGCCTTCCGCGCCCGCAACGTCATGCCGCTGTTCCGCAAGGGCGCCCTCACCGCGCAGCAGATCAAGAAGCTGAACACCGTCGCCGGCGAGCTGACGACCGACGAGTTCACCGTCCTGATCCGCCGCCTGCGCGACGACCACACCCCGGCCCCCGAACTGGCCCGCGGCTGGCTGGACGACCACGATCTCTGA
- a CDS encoding metalloregulator ArsR/SmtB family transcription factor: MSLEEPTLDAVFKALADPTRRLLLDRLREHNGQTLRELCDRLVMARQSATQHLDILVRAGLVTVVRRGRERLHYLNPAPLHEIDERWISVFDKPRLQALSAIRNRAEKYAMTTETTSVPNYVYVTYIRATPEQVWQALTDADLTARYWGHANVSDWQPGSPWEHRRTDGSGVVDVYGRVLETEPPTRLVITFDDKPADEPERDASVVTFLVEPHQDIVRLTVTHENLPNNEMRQGISQGWPAVLANLKSLLETGEVLPQAPWEMSAAHA, encoded by the coding sequence GTGAGCCTCGAAGAACCGACACTGGATGCGGTGTTCAAGGCGCTGGCCGATCCGACTCGGCGCCTGCTGCTCGACCGGCTGCGCGAACACAACGGGCAGACGCTGCGCGAGCTGTGCGACCGGCTGGTGATGGCCCGCCAGTCGGCCACCCAGCATCTCGACATCCTGGTGCGCGCCGGCCTGGTCACCGTCGTCCGGCGCGGCCGGGAGCGGTTGCACTACCTCAACCCGGCGCCACTGCACGAGATCGACGAACGCTGGATCTCGGTCTTCGACAAGCCCCGACTGCAAGCTCTCAGCGCCATCCGGAACCGAGCGGAGAAATACGCCATGACCACAGAGACCACATCCGTGCCGAACTACGTCTACGTCACCTACATCCGAGCCACCCCCGAACAGGTGTGGCAGGCCCTGACCGATGCCGATCTGACGGCCCGCTACTGGGGTCACGCCAACGTGTCGGACTGGCAGCCGGGTTCGCCCTGGGAACACCGCCGTACCGACGGTTCGGGCGTGGTCGACGTCTACGGCCGGGTGCTCGAGACCGAACCCCCGACCCGCCTGGTGATCACCTTCGATGACAAACCGGCCGACGAGCCGGAGCGCGACGCGTCGGTCGTCACCTTCCTCGTCGAGCCGCACCAGGACATCGTCCGGCTCACGGTGACCCACGAGAACCTGCCGAACAATGAGATGCGCCAAGGGATTTCGCAGGGCTGGCCCGCCGTGCTCGCCAACCTCAAGTCGCTGCTGGAGACCGGCGAGGTGCTCCCGCAGGCGCCCTGGGAGATGTCGGCCGCGCACGCGTGA
- a CDS encoding NADP-dependent malic enzyme — translation MTDAPNAATASRENAASPSAITHEEIFAGHLGGKLSVELTAPLDTQRDLSIAYTPGVAQVSRAIAEDELLAKRYTWTDRLVAVVSDGTAVLGLGDIGPRASLPVMEGKAALFKKFAGLDSIPLVLDTKDVDEIVETLIRLRPSFGAVNLEDISAPRCFEIERRVVEALDCPVMHDDQHGTAIVVLAALNGAAQVLGRDIAGLKVVVSGAGAAGVACTNILLAAGVPDIVVLDSRGIVSSDRGDLNEVKADLAGRTNPRGLSGGAAGAMAGADVFLGLSAGTIAEELIASMAPESIVFAMSNPDPEIHPEVAHRYAAVVATGRSDFPNQINNVLAFPGVFKGALDAGARRITEGMKVAAANAIFGVVADELSPDKIIPSPLDPRVAPAVAEAVAATARSEGVA, via the coding sequence GTGACTGACGCACCGAACGCCGCCACGGCGAGCCGTGAGAATGCGGCAAGCCCGTCCGCCATTACGCACGAAGAGATTTTTGCGGGCCATCTCGGGGGCAAGCTCTCGGTGGAACTGACGGCGCCGCTGGACACCCAGCGGGACCTGTCGATCGCCTACACTCCGGGGGTCGCGCAGGTCAGCCGCGCCATCGCCGAGGATGAGCTACTGGCGAAGCGTTACACCTGGACCGACCGCCTGGTTGCGGTGGTTTCCGATGGCACTGCGGTACTCGGCCTGGGTGATATCGGCCCGCGCGCGTCGCTGCCGGTGATGGAGGGCAAGGCCGCGCTGTTCAAGAAGTTCGCGGGCCTGGACTCGATCCCGCTCGTGCTCGACACCAAGGATGTCGACGAGATCGTCGAGACGCTGATCCGGTTGCGCCCGAGCTTCGGCGCGGTGAACCTCGAGGACATCTCCGCCCCGCGCTGCTTCGAGATCGAGCGCCGGGTCGTCGAGGCGCTGGACTGCCCGGTGATGCACGACGACCAGCACGGCACCGCGATAGTGGTGCTCGCCGCGCTCAACGGTGCGGCCCAGGTGCTGGGCCGCGACATCGCGGGCCTGAAGGTCGTGGTGTCCGGGGCCGGCGCGGCCGGCGTCGCGTGCACCAACATTCTGCTGGCGGCGGGCGTTCCCGACATCGTGGTGCTCGATTCCCGCGGCATCGTGAGCAGCGACCGCGGCGATCTGAACGAGGTGAAGGCCGACCTGGCCGGGCGCACCAACCCGCGCGGCCTGTCCGGCGGCGCCGCCGGCGCGATGGCCGGCGCGGACGTGTTCCTGGGCCTGTCGGCGGGCACCATCGCCGAGGAACTGATCGCGTCGATGGCGCCGGAATCGATCGTGTTCGCGATGTCCAACCCGGATCCGGAGATTCACCCGGAGGTGGCGCACCGGTACGCGGCCGTCGTGGCCACCGGCCGCAGCGATTTCCCGAACCAGATCAACAACGTCCTCGCGTTCCCCGGCGTGTTCAAGGGCGCGCTGGACGCGGGTGCGCGGCGGATCACCGAGGGCATGAAGGTGGCCGCGGCGAACGCGATCTTCGGCGTGGTGGCCGACGAGCTGTCCCCGGACAAGATCATCCCGAGCCCGCTGGACCCGCGGGTCGCCCCGGCGGTGGCCGAGGCGGTCGCCGCCACGGCCCGCTCGGAAGGTGTTGCGTAA